TGTCCGCGTCGTCGGCCGCTGTCGACGCCGTCCGCGGCCGAACCGCGCCCTCATTTTGAACTGACCGTTCCAAATTGGAAGGAAACGATATGCCCTCGGCGGTATACATATTGGGCCTGGCGATCTTCGCCCAGGGCACCTCGGAGATGATGTTGTCGGGTCTGCTCACCGAGATGTCCGCTGATCTCGGCGTATCGGTTCCGCAAGCGGGACTGTTGATCTCGGCGTTCGCCGTCGGAATGCTCATCGGCGCACCGATTTCGGCGATCGTCACCACGTGCTGGTCGCGTCGCGCCGCCCTGACGGCCTTTCTCGCGATCTTCATCGTCACCCATGCACTCGCGGCGCTGACCTCCGATTACCGGATCCTGATCGCGACCCGCGTGGTGGGCGCCTTCGTCTACGCGGGATTCTGGGCGGTGGCCTCGGCCACCGTGATCGGGCTGGTGCCGGCGACCGCGCGCGGGCGTGCGATGAGTGTGATGGCGGGCGGTCTCACCGTCGCGACCATTCTGGGCCTGCCGGCCGGTACCTTCATCGGCCAGCAACTCGGCTGGCGCGCGGCGTTCTGGGCAGTGGCCGCCGTCTGCGCCCTGGTATTGATCGCGGTCGTGGTGGCGGTGCCGAATCAGCGGGCCGGCGAGGTCACATCGGTGCGAAAAGAACTGCGCGCGTTGGCTACCGGACCGGTTGCCCTGCTGTACGGGACGACCATGGTGGCGACGGCGGCACTGCTGGTCACCTTCGGTTATCTCGGCGCGTTGCTGACCGAGACCACCGGCGTGGGCGACAGCTGGGTTCCGGTGATTCTCGGCATCTACGGATTCGGCTCATTGGTCGGGATCGCCGTCGGTGGGCGTAGCGCCGACGCCCATCCGACCCGCAATCTCGTGATCGGACTCTCGGGGCTGGTGCTCAGTTCGGTACTGCTCGCGTCTACCGCACACTACTGGCCGGCGGTGGTGGTATCGGCATTTCTGCTGGGAGCGTTCGGTTTCGGGACGAATCCGGTGTTGAACAGCCGGGTGTTCGGGCTGGCTCCCGGTTCCGGCACACTGGGCGCTGCGGGCAATGTGATGTCGTTCAATGTGGGAATCACGCTGGGCCCCTGGCTGGGCGGCCTGGCGATCGGCGGCGGTATGGGTTATCCGGCGGTGGCGTGGATCGGGGCACTGCTCGGTGTGGTGGCGTTGGGACCGGTGTTTCTGAGCCGATCGGTCGAACGGTCCGTGCGGACGGCCGATACCGAGGTGCCGGAAGGAGTTCCGGCCGAACTGTGACACCGGATTCCGCTGCCGGGCGGCGAGGTCTGCTCGACCTCGCCGCCCGCGGACCCTAGGCCGCCACGACCGCCGCGTCATCGGCGAACTGGGTGCGGTACAGCTCGGCGTAGCGTCCCTGCGCGCCGAGCAACTCCGCGTGGCCGCCCCGCTCGACGATGCGCCCGTCCTCGACGACCAGAATCTCGTCGGCATTGCGAATCGTGGACAGCCGGTGCGCGATCACCAACGCCGTACGCCCATCCAATGCCTCGGTCAGGGCTTCCTGCACCGCGGCCTCCGACGTGGAGTCCAGGGAGGCGGTGGCCTCGTCGAGGATCACCACCCGCGGCTGCTTGAGCAGCAATCGAGCGATGGTCAGCCGTTGCCGCTCACCGCCGGACAGCCGGTATCCGCGCTCACCGACCACCGTGTCCAAACCGTCGGGCAGTTGGTCGATCACGGCGCGTAACCGCGCCCGCTCCAAGGCATCCCACAGTTCCTCCTCACCGGCCTGCGGCCGAGCCAGCAGCAGATTGGCGCGGATGGTGTCGTGGAACAGATGGCCGTCCTGGGTGACCAGGCCGACGGTGTCCTGAATGGAGCGGGTGCTCAGGTCGCGCACATCGACGCCGTTGAGCCGCACCGCACCGCTGTCCACGTCGTAGAGCCGGGAAACCAGTTGCGCGATGGTGGATTTACCGGCGCCCGACGAGCCGACCAGAGCGATCATCCGTCCCGGCTCGGCGTGCAGCGAGATATCGTGCAGCACCGTGGAACCACCCCGATGATCGAGAGTGGACACATCCTCCAGCGAGGCCAGCGACACCTTGTCCGCCGACGGGTAGGAGAAGTCCACGCCGTCGAATTCCACCGAGACCGGTCCCGCCGGCACCTCGACCGCGTCCGGCGCGTCCTCGATCAGCGGCTTCAGGTCGAGGATTTCGAAGACCCGCTCGAAACTCACCAGCGCCGACATGATGTCCACTCGGGCGCTGGCCAGCGCGGTCAATGGGGTGTAGAGCCGGGTCAGCAGCAGCGAGAGCGCGACCACCGCGCCGGCGTCGAGCTGTCCGCGCAGCGCGTACCAGCCGCCCAGTCCGTAGACCAGGGCCACGGCCAAGGCCGACACCAGCGTGAGCGCGGTGACGAAGACCGTCTGCAGCATCGCCGTCCGCACGCCGATATCGCGCACCCGGCCGGCGCGCACGAAGAATTCGGCCGACTCCTGGTCCGGGCGTCCGAACAGTTTCACCAGGGTGGCGCCCGGTGCGGAGAAGCGCTCGGTCATCTGGGTACTCATCGAGGCGTTGAGCTGAGCCGCCTCACGTTGAATACTCGCGATCCGCGTGCCCATCCGGCGCGCGGGAAGCATGAACAGCGGCAACAGGATCAGTGCCAGCAGGGTGATCTGCCAGGACAGCCGGGCCATCACCGCCACGGTGAGCACCAGCGTCACGATATTGGTCACCACGCCGGACAGGGTGGTGCTGAACGCGCGCTGCGCCCCGATCACATCGTTGTTGAGCCGGCTGACCAGCGCGCCGGTACGAGTGCGGGTGAAGAATGCGACCGGCATCCGCTGGACATGATCGAATACCGCGGTGCGCAGATCGAGGATCAATCCCTCCCCGATCCGTGCCGACAACCACCGGATGACGATGCCCAGGGCCGCGTCCAGGACGGCCACCAGCGCGATCACCGCCGCGAGGGTCAGAACCGAACGCGGTGCGGCATGTCCGACGATGTCGTTGACCACGCGCCCGGCCAGGACTGGATTCGCGACGGTGAGCAGGGCGGACACGATGCTGAACACCAGGAACCCGATGAGCTGGGCGCGATGCGGTCGAGCGAATCGCAGAATGCGCGCGGCCGTCTCGCGACGCAGAGCGCGCCGCTGCTGGGGTGCATGTGCCTGCCGGTACAGCTGACTCCACGCGACCGATTCGATGCTCATCCGCATCTCCTTCCGCTGTCGGAGCCCCATTCAACTCCGAGCCACCGACATTAAGACCTCAACAAAGGTTGAGAGCAAGTAGTCCCGGTTCGCCACGGGCGAAATCCGGCCTCTCTGCCAGGACTCGCGCACTGCCGCGGCCGGTGCCGCGACCACCCGGCCTAGGGTCGTGAGCATGGCATCGAACGATCGAATGACAGCGATCCAATACGACCGCGTGGGCGGGCCCGAGGTGCTGGAACAGGTGGAGGTCCCGATTCCGGTGCCCGAGGCGGGCCAGGTCCGGGTCGTGATCCGGGCGGCCGGGGTCAACCCGGCCGACTGGAAGATGCGCGCCGGTCTGATGCCCGGCCCGGGCGCCTTCCCCCGTCGTGCCGGATTCGAGATCGCCGGCGTGGTCGACGCGGCCGGACCCGACGCCCCGTTCCGGCCCGGGGACGAGGTGCTGGGCTGGTCTCTGGGCGGCGGTTACGCCGACTACGCCCTCGGCGGTCCGCTGGTGGGCAAGCCCGCGGGCCTGTCCTTTCCCGATGCGGCCGCGATTCCGGTCGCCGCCAACACCGCCGGTGGTGGTCTGGCCGAACTCGACATCAAGGCGGGAGAGACGCTGCTGGTGAACGGGGCCTCCGGTGCGGTCGGATCGTTCGTGGTGCAGTTGGCCCGGTCCTTCGGCGCCACGGTCATCGGCACCGCGTCGGCCGCCAATCAGGAGCTGGTGCGCTCACTCGGCGCGGCGCCGACCACCTACGGCTCCGGAGTGGCCGACCGGGTACGGGCCCTGGCTCCGCACGGCATCGACGCGGTGTACGACTGCGCCGGACACGGATTCCTCGACGCGGCAATCGAATTGCGCGGCGGCACCGAGCGCGTCATCACCATCGCCGACGGCGCCGCCGCCGAGAAGGGCGTCGCGTTCTTCTCCCGGCAGGGCAAGGACGGGCTGGATGTGGTGGAGAAGGTCGCGCGACTGGTCGCCGCCGGGGAGTTCCGCCTGCCCGGCCCCGCCCGGACGTATCCGCTCGCCGCGGCCGCCGCGGCCCAGACCGAGAGCGAGTCCGGGCACGGTCTGGGCAAGATCGTGCTGATCCCGTCCTGAACCGAGCGGTAGCGCGGCGTTCTACGCTGGCGATATGACCGACTCCTGGGTGCGGGACCTGCGCGGCCGGATCGATGGCGAGGTCGATGCCGACGAGCGGCGGCGTGCGGAGTACTCCTCGGACGCGTCCAACTATCGGGTGCGGCCGGCGGCGGTGGTCTTCCCGCGCGGTGACGACGATGTCGCGCAGGCGTTGCGCGCGGCCCGCGAGGAGGGGGTTCCGGTCACCGCGCGTGGTGGCGGAACCTCGGTGGCGGGCAATGCGATCGGGCCGGGCCTGGTGCTCGACTTCAGCCGGTACATGAACGCCGTGCTGTCGATCGACGGCCACCGGGCCCGGGTGCAACCGGGTGTCGTCCTGTCCCGGCTGCAGCGGGAAGCGGCCCGCCACGGGGTGCGATTGGGCCCGGATCCCTCGACGCAGAATCGCTGCACTCTCGGCGGAATGATCGGCAACAATGCCTGCGGACCCCGTGCGGTGTCCTGGGGCCGCACCTCCGATACCGTGCGTGAACTGCGCATACTCGACGGTACGGGCGCTGAACGCCGCCTCGGTACCGAGCTGTCGGCAGTACCCGGGCTGGCGGAGTTCACCGGTCGCAATCTGGCGGTGCTGCGTACCGACGTGGGCCGGTTCGACCGGCAGGCCTCCGGCTACGGCCTGCAGTACCTCACGCCGGAGCGCGGCTCGTCGATCGCGCAGGCGTTCGTGGGTTCCGAGGGAACCTGCGGTCTGGTCCTCGACGCGACCGTCGAGCTGGTGCCGCTGCCCGGGGCGACGGCTCTCGCGGTCCTCGGCTATCCCGATATGCCCACTGCCGCAGACGATGTGAACGCGGTGATGGCAGGACGGCCGGTCGCGGTCGAGGGGTTGGACGCGCGTCTGGTGGACGTGGTGCGCGCCCACGGTCGGCCGGTGCCCGAATTGCCCGCCGGTGGCGCGTGGCTCTTCGTCGAATTCGCTGGAGACACCGGGGAACTCGCCTACGAGGCCGCGGCGGCTGGGATCCGGGCCTGCGCCGCACTCGACACCCGGATCGTCACCGATGCGGCGACGGCGGCCCGGCTCTGGCGAATCCGTGCCGACGGCGCCGGGCTCGCCGGGCGCACACCCGCCGGTGCACCGGCCTGGCCCGGCTGGGAGGACGCCGCGGTCCCGCCCGAACGCCTCGGTGACTATCTGCGCGATTTCGACCGCCTGATGCGGGACCATCGGGTGGACGGCCTGCTCTATGGCCATATCGGCGACGGTTGTATCCACGTCCGGCTGGATCTGCCGATCGCCCGGGCGCCCGAGCGTTTCCGCGACTTCCTCTACGACGCCACCGATCTGGTGGTTCGATACGGCGGATCGGCGTCCGGTGAGCACGGGGACGGCCGTGCCCGTTCGGAACTGCTGTCGCGCATGTATTCTCCCGCCGCGCTGCGTGTATTCGCCGAATTCAAGGGCCTTTTCGATCCGGACGAGATTCTCAACCCCGGAGTGCTGGTCCGCCCCGAACCGGTGGACGCGCACCTGCGGGTCGCCGGTCTGCGTCCGGTCCCGGACGCGGGTGGATTCGCCTTCGGCGCGGACGGTGATATCGGCACGGCCGTGCACCGCTGCGTCGGCGTCGGAAAATGCCGGGCCGATACCCGCGCCACCGGCGGGTTCATGTGCCCGTCCTACCTCGCGACGGCCGATGAGCGCGACAGCACCCGGGGCCGGGCCCGGGTACTGCAGGAGGTGGTGCGGGGTGCGCTGGATTGGCGCGACGAGGCCGTCGCCCAGTCGCTGGATCTGTGCCTGTCCTGTCGCGCGTGTGCCTCCGACTGCCCGGCCGGTGTCGATATGGCGACCTACAAATCCGAGACGCTGTATCGAAAGTACCGGGGCCGCCCGCGCCCGATCGACCATTACGTCCTCGGGCAACTACCGCGCTGGCTGGCCGCTGGGACGGCGATGCCGCGAATCGTCAACGCGATCGGCGGACACGAACGCCTGCGCCGGGCGGGGATGCGCGTGGCCGGAATGGATCCGCGGCGGCCGGCGCCGCGCCTGGCGCCGCGCTCGTTCCGGCGGCAATGGGCCCGGCGCGGCGGTGCGGCGCAGCCCGGGCGGCGCCCGGTGGTGATGTTGTGGATCGACAGCTTCACCGATGCCTTCGCGCCCGAAATCGCCTGGGCGGCGGTGGAACTCGTCGAATCGGCGGGATATCGGGTGCGCATCCCGGATCGCCGGGTGTGCTGCGGTCTCACCTGGATCACCACCGGACAGCTCGGCGGTGCGCGAAAACGCCTGCGTGCCGGACTCGATGCGTTGGACGACCATATTCGGCAGGGCGGTCCGGTGATCGGCCTGGAGCCGTCGTGCACCGCGGTGCTGCGGTCCGATCTGACCGAACTGCTGCCCGACGATCCCCGCTCGGCGCCCACCGCCGGGGCAGTACGCACCCTCGCCGAATTCCTCGAGGAACTGCCGGACTGGTCGCCGCCCGATCGCACGGGTGACACCGTGGTGGTGCAGCCGCATTGCCACCAGCACGCGGTGACGGGTTTCGACGCCGATCGGCGACTGTTGCGGCGAACCGGCGCGGATATCACCGAAATTAGCGGATGCTGTGGACTTGCTGGGAACTTCGGAATGCAATCCGGGCATTACGACATTTCGGTGGCCGTCGCCGAGGGCGAATTATTGCCGGCGTTGCGCGCGGCGGATCCGGCGAGTCCGCTACTGGCGGACGGATTCTCGTGCCGTACCCAGGCCGAACAGCTGGGCGGTCGATCCGGTCGCCACCTGGCTCAATATCTGACCGAACCCTGATTCACACATTGGCCAGTCGGACGATGGATCACCATGCACGCCCGTCGCACTCGATGCGGCGGGCGCAGGTGGAAGCCGGAGCTCAGCTGCCGAACGGCAGGGTGCCCGGAGGAATCTGGTAGCCCGAGCTGCCGGCGGAAACCCCGCCCCATGCAGCGAGCAGCCAATTCAGAATGTTGGTAAGCATGTATACCTCCGTCGTGGCATTGCCGAACGATTGCTGTTGAAACCATTCTTCAGCGAAATCGGCGTGCTTAATCATATCGTTACATGACCGCTCGTCCGCGTGACGTAGACCATAGAATTCCGCGCCCCTGCCACGCGTGACCGTTTTCCAGACTAGGCACCCGGCACGGGCGTACCTTCCCACCGCCGGGACGGCCCCTCGGGGCCGACCGCTTGCTCCGATCCGTCCGGACCCGTCTCGGCGACCTCGCCGCGGGCGCGGCGCACAATGGTGCGGTGACAGGACACAGCGAGGGCATCGGACGCACGCTCGTGGCGCCGCGGACCATCGCTCTCGCGCCCACCCTGGCCCCGCTGCGCCGCGGCCACGGCGACCCCTGTCATCGGGTCACCTCCGACGGCGCGCACTGGCGAGCGTCGCGCATGCCCACCGGTCCGGTGACCTATCGCCTCATCCAGTCCGGTCCGCAGGGGGTCGCCGCGCGGGCCTGGGGCCCGGGCGCCGCGGAATTCCTCGATCAGCTGCCGCGGATGCTGTGTGTGGACGAGGACATCAGCGACTTCGCACCCGACCATCCGCGCATCGCCGAAGCGCATCGCCGACATCCCGGTCTGCGCATGCTCCGGACCGGACTGGTCTTCGAGGCACTGGCGCCCGCGGTGCTCGAACAGCGGGTACACACCGTCTCGGCGCGTGCCTCATGGCGAAAGCTGGTGTGGCGGTACGGCGATCCCGCGCCCGGGCCGACGCCGGCGCCGATGCGGGTGCCGCCGAGCGCGGAGACCTGGCGCTATATCCCGTCCTGGGTCTATCACCGGGCCAATGTCGATCCGCAGCGCTCCCGCACGCTCGTCACCGCGGCCCGGACGGCGGCGAGCCTGGAGGCCGCCGCGACGATGGACGCCGCGGAGGCGACCCGGCGGCTGCGCACGGTGCCGGGGATCGGGGTGTGGACCGCCGCGGAGATCGCGCAGCGCGCGTTCGGTGACGCCGATGCCCTGTCGGTCGGGGATTACCATCTGTCCGCGATTGTCGGCTGGACCCTGTTGGGCCGCCCGTTGGACGACGATGCGATGGTCGAATATCTGGAACCGCTGCGGCCGCACCGGTATCGCGCGATCCGGTTGCTCGAGATCTCGGGGCAGGCCCGCAAACCCGCCTTCGGTCCGCGCACACCACTGGTCGACCACAGCCGGATCTGACCGCCTCCCGCTCAGCTGTGGGCCGCGGCCTCCGCGGCCGCCTGGGCCCGAGACAGCGCCTCCGGCACCGGGATCCGGCCCAGGAACATCTCGTCGAAGATCGCGTCGACGGCTCGCAGCGCGGCCGTGAAGCCGGGACCGCCACCGGATTCGATCCGCCGTCCGCGCAGCACGTCGAAGAACGGCGCGACATCGATTCCTTTGGCGGACCAATGGTCTCGGTACACCTGCTGATCGGACACCACGGCCGGAATGGTCTGCCCGCCGGCGGCCAGATAGCGGTTACCCGCGGGGCTGCCCAGCCAGGACAGCACGCGTCGAACCGCCTCGGGATGAGCGCTGTTCGCGTTGGCGGCGACTCCGATCGCGTTGTTCGTACTGACCCGACCCGCCGGTCCCGCCGGAATCATCGCGATACCCCAGCGGAACCGGGCCTGCTCCGCGATCTGGGCCAGCGTGAAACTACCGGATTGGAACAGTGCCAACTTGCCTTGCAGGAAGGCATTCTTCGCGAAATCGCTGCCGGTGCGGGTATCGGCGGCCGGTGGTGTGAGCTGGGCATCGATCAGTCCCGTGAGATACCCGAAGGCATCCACACCCTGTGGACTGTCGAAGACGTAGCGATCGCCGTCCTGGAATCGACCGCCGGCCGAACCCAGATAGGGCAGTTCGATGGATTGGAAGTCGTTGGCGGCGTTGTACGCCCACGGTGCGGCCGTGGCGAGCCGCCGCAGCAGCGGCCGGAAGGTATCCGGTCCGTGCGGGTTCCAGGTCAGCTCGCCCAGTTCCGAGGGATCCACTCCGGCGGCGGCGAGCAAATCGCGGTTGTAGTAGACCACGGTGCCGCCGTCGACGAACTGCGGTACCGCCCAGAGCTTTCCGTGCCGGGTGTACTGTTCGACCGCGCTCGGATCCCATTGCCGCACCGCGTCCGGGCCGAGTAGCGCGCCGATATCGGTGAGCTTCCCGGCATCGGCGTAGTCGGTGTACGTGTTCGCCCAGAACAGGTCGTCGGCGGTGCCACCGGCCACGTCCAAACGCAGCTTCTGCTGGTAGGACGCCCAGGGCACCACCGTGACCCGCACCTCCACATCCGGGTTGGCCCGCTGGAATTCGTCGAGCGCCCCGCGATAGGCCGATACGAAACCGTCGTCCCAGATGCGCATCCGCACCACAGTGCGGCCCGACGGCTCGCTCTCACGGCCCAGCCACAACGCCGCCGTCACCAGCAGTACCGCGCCGAGAACCACGGACAGCACGGCCAGGGTGGAGGTCTTCGGCGTCATTTCAGCCCCGTCCACGCGAGAGATCGCAGCACCTGCCGCTGGAACACCACGAACAGGACCACCAGCGGCACGATGGCGAGTGTGGTCGCCGCCATCACCAGCGTCCACTGCTCGTTGTAGCGGGTCTGCAGATCGGCGGTCGCGACCGTCAGTACCTGCCAGCGGCCCGAGCCCGCCACCAGCGGCCACATGAAGCTGTTCCACTGGGTCACGACGGTGATCACCATCAGGGTCGCCAGGATGGGCCGGCTCATCGGCACCACGACATGGACGAGGATATCGAGCGTATTCGCGCCGTCGAGCCGGGCCGCGCCGAGCATCTCCCCCGGTATGCCGCGAAAGTACTGGCGCAGCAGGAAGATCGCGTAGGGCGAGCCGAAGACGAACGGCAGGATCAGGGCCCAGAAGGTATTGAGCCAACCGAGCCGGGCGAACATCAGATACAGCGGAATCAGCGTGACGATCGGCGGCACCATCATGGTGGCCAGATAGATCCAGAACAGCAGATCACGCCCGCGGAATTCGGTGCAGGCGAAGGCATATGCGGCGAGGATCGAGGTGAGCAACTGGCCGGCGGTGATGAACACCGTCATCAGCGCGGTCACCAGTGCCGCGCGGCCGAAACCGTGCGCGAAGACGTCGCGGAAATTGTCCCCGGTGACCGGATCCGGCAGGGCCAGGGGCGATTCGGCCGCGAACTGTCCCGGCGTCTTCACGGCGGTGAGAGCGCCCAGGACCAGCGGCGCGACCGTGCACATCGCGCCGGCGAGCAACAGCAGATAGGCCGACACCGACCGCAGTGCGGCCGAACGCCGGTGCCGTGGTTCAGAAGTCATGCCCGGCCCTGCCGCGGAAGTACCGATGCTGCGCCACGGTGATGATCACCATGATCACGCAGACGACGATCGACATCACCGCCGCTCGTCCGGGCCGCGCGGCGTCGAAGGCCTCCGAGAAGATCTGCATGGCCACCACATTCGTGCTGTCCCCCGGTCCGCCTCTGGTCAGCGCGTACACCGTGTCGAAGGTCTGGAATGCGGTGATCGTCCCGGTCACCAGCACGAAGAACAGGGTGGGCCGCAGCAGTGGCAGCGTGAGCCAGCGAATCCGCCGCCAGCCGGTGGCGCCGTCCAGGGCGCCGGCCTCATGGATCTCCTCCGGAATCGCGCGCAGCCCCGCGACGAAGAACAACGCCACATAGCCGAAGTTCGACCAGATACTCACCGCCGCAACCGAGGGCAGCGCGAGGGCGGGCTCGGCCAGCCAATCGATGCGCCGGCCGAGCACGGCGTTGAGCGCACCGTCGGTGGGTGCGAACAGCCATCGCCAGATCACACCCACCACCACCGGGGCGCACATCCACGGCAGCGCGAACAACATCCGAAATCCACCACTGGCCCGCCGCCGCACCACCAGCGCCGCGACCACGAAGCCGAGCACCGTCTGCGCCGGCACCACCAGCAGGGTCAGCGCGGCGGTCACCAGCAGGGCGTGACCGAACTCGCCATCGGTCAGGACCGAGCGCCAGTTGCGCAGGCCGACGAACTCCAGCGGGCCGAGCAGATTCCAGCTGTACAGACTCAGCAACGCGACCAGCACTATCGGCAGTACGAGGAACACGCCGATCCCGAGCAGGCTCGGGGCCAGCAGCACCCAACTCGTCGTGGCCCGACGAACCGCACGTCGGTTCATATCGGAAAACGCTACCGGGCCGGCGGTGTGCGCCGCTCAGTCCAGCGGGCCGCCGGCCACGTACACGACCTGGCCGGAAACGAAGCCCGCACCCTCACTGACGAGGAAGGACGCGGTATGTGCGATATCCTCCGGGCGACCGACGCGCTGTACCGGAATCTGGGATGCGGCCGCCTTCTGGAAGTCCTCGAACGGCACGCCCACACGCTCGGCCGTCGCGGCGGTCATATCGGTGACGATGAAACCGGGGGCGATGGCATTGGCCGTGACGCCGAACTTACCGAGTTCCAGCGCAAGCGTTTTGGTGAAACCCTGCAGACCGGCCTTGGCCGCGGAGTAGTTGACCTGGCCCCGATTGCCCTGGGCCGAGCTGCTCGACATGTTCACGATGCGACCCCACTTGGCGTCCACCATGTACTTCTGCACCGCGCGGCTCATCAGGAAGGCGCCACGCAGGTGCACGTTCATCACCGCGTCCCAGTCGTCGACACTCATCTTGAACAGCAGGTTGTCGCGCAGGATGCCGGCGTTGTTGACGAGTACCGTGGGCGGGCCGAGCTCCTCGGCCAGCTGGGTCACCGCGGCGGCCACCGAGGTCTCGTCGGAGACGTCGGCTCCCAGCGCCAGCGCCCGGCCACCGGCCTCGGTGATCGCCCGGACGGTATCGGCGCAGTGCGCCGCGTCCAGATCGAGCACGCCGACCTTCAGCCCGTCCTGTGCCAGCCGGGTCGCGATCGCGGCTCCGATACCCCGTGCTGCGCCGGAAACGACGGCAACGCGTTCAGCCATTGGGCGGTCCTCCTGTATGTCGCGGGACATTCGCTGTGAGGGACGGTACGCCCTCGTCCCGGGCGTCGGCTCGCGGCCACTATTCGACCCAGAGCGACCAGATGCTGTTGCGTCCCTGCCCTTCGCAGACCAGCGCGTGGCCGTCCGGGGTCCGGGCGGTCTTGTCCAGGGTGGGATCGCATTTGGCGCCGCCCTCGAAGACCGCCGTCGACACTTGATAGGGCCCGGTCCATCGGTAGCCGCCGGCGCCGTGAAGGCACAGCAGCGTGCTGCCGTCCGAGGCGGCGCCGAGCAGTCCGGCCTGCGTCTGGGTACACACCTCGCCCTTGGCCGCCGAGACCGGGCCGGCCGCCGCGGTCGTGGTGGGGGACGCGGTGGCCGGCGGCACAGCCGCGGCGGTGGTCGGCACCACGACCCGGGTACTCTCCGTATGCGAGCCCGCGGTCTCGGTGCTCAGCGCCGCCGGTACGGTACGTAATGTGGTGTGCGGCAAGGTGACACCGGACAACACCAGTGCCGCCGCGAGAATCAGCACCTCGGCCAGGCCCAGCAGCAGCGCCGACATCGCCATCACACGGCCGCGTGGATGACTGAAGGCGATCAACCCGAAGACGATCGCCACCGGGAACAATCCGAGTAGCGCCGCGACGAGGGCGATGACGGCATAGGGATTGACGATGGGTGGCACCTCGACCCGCAGTCGTCCGGTGCGGCGCCGAGTGGGAGTGCTGTCCCAGCGGTCCTCGTCGGGTTCGGCCGGCGGCACCCGTCTTCGGCTCTGCGTGGTTTCCCAGCGTTCCTCCGCAGGTTCCGTGACCCGGGCGTCGGGTGGCCGGCGGCGCAGTGGCGGTGGCGCCGGATTCCAGCGATCGTCCGGTGCGCCCGGCTCATCGGGCCAGTACTCGTCCTCCGGACTCTCGGGCCAGCGTTCGACCTCCGCGTACTGCTTGGGGGCCATACGGTTCCTCTCACGTTCGTGCAGGAACCTTGATCACGCGGACCCCGCCCGTTACCGAAGAAGGATAGGTGGCTCAGCGTGGCCCGCAACCCCCCGTCCGTCCAGTGCTGAGGGGGTAATCGAGGGTGAATGCGCCGGGCGTCATCCCCGAGCGTCCGGCGCATACCGCTACATCTCGTCGATCACATGCTCTCCGACCAGGGAGATCCGGACTGCCAGCATCCATCCCGCAATCGCGATGACGGTGCGGTCGTAGCGGTCCGGCCGGGATCTGCGCG
The genomic region above belongs to Nocardia spumae and contains:
- a CDS encoding ABC transporter ATP-binding protein, producing MSIESVAWSQLYRQAHAPQQRRALRRETAARILRFARPHRAQLIGFLVFSIVSALLTVANPVLAGRVVNDIVGHAAPRSVLTLAAVIALVAVLDAALGIVIRWLSARIGEGLILDLRTAVFDHVQRMPVAFFTRTRTGALVSRLNNDVIGAQRAFSTTLSGVVTNIVTLVLTVAVMARLSWQITLLALILLPLFMLPARRMGTRIASIQREAAQLNASMSTQMTERFSAPGATLVKLFGRPDQESAEFFVRAGRVRDIGVRTAMLQTVFVTALTLVSALAVALVYGLGGWYALRGQLDAGAVVALSLLLTRLYTPLTALASARVDIMSALVSFERVFEILDLKPLIEDAPDAVEVPAGPVSVEFDGVDFSYPSADKVSLASLEDVSTLDHRGGSTVLHDISLHAEPGRMIALVGSSGAGKSTIAQLVSRLYDVDSGAVRLNGVDVRDLSTRSIQDTVGLVTQDGHLFHDTIRANLLLARPQAGEEELWDALERARLRAVIDQLPDGLDTVVGERGYRLSGGERQRLTIARLLLKQPRVVILDEATASLDSTSEAAVQEALTEALDGRTALVIAHRLSTIRNADEILVVEDGRIVERGGHAELLGAQGRYAELYRTQFADDAAVVAA
- a CDS encoding NADP-dependent oxidoreductase; its protein translation is MASNDRMTAIQYDRVGGPEVLEQVEVPIPVPEAGQVRVVIRAAGVNPADWKMRAGLMPGPGAFPRRAGFEIAGVVDAAGPDAPFRPGDEVLGWSLGGGYADYALGGPLVGKPAGLSFPDAAAIPVAANTAGGGLAELDIKAGETLLVNGASGAVGSFVVQLARSFGATVIGTASAANQELVRSLGAAPTTYGSGVADRVRALAPHGIDAVYDCAGHGFLDAAIELRGGTERVITIADGAAAEKGVAFFSRQGKDGLDVVEKVARLVAAGEFRLPGPARTYPLAAAAAAQTESESGHGLGKIVLIPS
- a CDS encoding FAD-binding and (Fe-S)-binding domain-containing protein, producing the protein MTDSWVRDLRGRIDGEVDADERRRAEYSSDASNYRVRPAAVVFPRGDDDVAQALRAAREEGVPVTARGGGTSVAGNAIGPGLVLDFSRYMNAVLSIDGHRARVQPGVVLSRLQREAARHGVRLGPDPSTQNRCTLGGMIGNNACGPRAVSWGRTSDTVRELRILDGTGAERRLGTELSAVPGLAEFTGRNLAVLRTDVGRFDRQASGYGLQYLTPERGSSIAQAFVGSEGTCGLVLDATVELVPLPGATALAVLGYPDMPTAADDVNAVMAGRPVAVEGLDARLVDVVRAHGRPVPELPAGGAWLFVEFAGDTGELAYEAAAAGIRACAALDTRIVTDAATAARLWRIRADGAGLAGRTPAGAPAWPGWEDAAVPPERLGDYLRDFDRLMRDHRVDGLLYGHIGDGCIHVRLDLPIARAPERFRDFLYDATDLVVRYGGSASGEHGDGRARSELLSRMYSPAALRVFAEFKGLFDPDEILNPGVLVRPEPVDAHLRVAGLRPVPDAGGFAFGADGDIGTAVHRCVGVGKCRADTRATGGFMCPSYLATADERDSTRGRARVLQEVVRGALDWRDEAVAQSLDLCLSCRACASDCPAGVDMATYKSETLYRKYRGRPRPIDHYVLGQLPRWLAAGTAMPRIVNAIGGHERLRRAGMRVAGMDPRRPAPRLAPRSFRRQWARRGGAAQPGRRPVVMLWIDSFTDAFAPEIAWAAVELVESAGYRVRIPDRRVCCGLTWITTGQLGGARKRLRAGLDALDDHIRQGGPVIGLEPSCTAVLRSDLTELLPDDPRSAPTAGAVRTLAEFLEELPDWSPPDRTGDTVVVQPHCHQHAVTGFDADRRLLRRTGADITEISGCCGLAGNFGMQSGHYDISVAVAEGELLPALRAADPASPLLADGFSCRTQAEQLGGRSGRHLAQYLTEP
- a CDS encoding Cmx/CmrA family chloramphenicol efflux MFS transporter, with protein sequence MPSAVYILGLAIFAQGTSEMMLSGLLTEMSADLGVSVPQAGLLISAFAVGMLIGAPISAIVTTCWSRRAALTAFLAIFIVTHALAALTSDYRILIATRVVGAFVYAGFWAVASATVIGLVPATARGRAMSVMAGGLTVATILGLPAGTFIGQQLGWRAAFWAVAAVCALVLIAVVVAVPNQRAGEVTSVRKELRALATGPVALLYGTTMVATAALLVTFGYLGALLTETTGVGDSWVPVILGIYGFGSLVGIAVGGRSADAHPTRNLVIGLSGLVLSSVLLASTAHYWPAVVVSAFLLGAFGFGTNPVLNSRVFGLAPGSGTLGAAGNVMSFNVGITLGPWLGGLAIGGGMGYPAVAWIGALLGVVALGPVFLSRSVERSVRTADTEVPEGVPAEL